Proteins from one Mycobacterium adipatum genomic window:
- a CDS encoding Ig-like domain-containing protein yields the protein MRDSRTTGCARHVGRVGALAVALGIGSAIAVPAPVWADPDTGGSGTGQADSSSGPSDGSGTSDGSATSDSSTQDPTSGATPAADPTPAEPDPPTAASAPTSERPALRSATPKKKPRTVAGPRRTARIATAPVPEVSAEPVAPTVLRAADPAPVTTPMIAAATVSNPTPQSVPEPTLPTPAKVISTVLSALAAPLHGSRSGATVEFPGLWVLLAAARRQLGLSPAPTAASAPAAMTVAAATNIAPVLGDPVLGNPDPTTGAVNGRVVATDPEGARLTYALLTRPTEGGLTFSSTGVFTYTPTAAQRVRAGLTSMPDAVFTVTVSDGTTAKVVATVAVPVDPTPVQLLDPIPTGDRPGAVAATNSRAYLVNSAAGTVTVINTIDGTVVSTIPVGTNPVAVVVKADGRTAYVADAGNRSIAVIDTATNTVRRQIALRFTPTALAISPSGGALYIGNATGKMAKLSTSTNRIAAWIANTSGTTSMTVSPNGKRVYATTPTGIAVYTTSSWTNSAKLLAGTADSSVIAVSRDSAAVYAVTGGTTVRVLTSTGAATGTEFHTAGAVTGATVHKDGTLLFLTTTDGDLQVYDTRTHTPQTTLHTAAGALAASPDGMQLYLTDAAAGVLHVVSLVPDNQRPEVAAPTGTGDPVTGKVTGSTGVTDADGDRLTITVLTKPSKGTIAFGPDGTFTYTPTATARHLAAADTAPLSALTDTVTITVDDGRRGVVQQTITIAIVPANVDPTVKVTIGKPNSSTGVITGTVKATDANGDRIYYDGTTATLKGTLVVGADGRFTYTPTATARHAAATADPSARTETFTITVDDGHGGVLAVPVTMAISPRNSAPTAASITGLDTDFATGRVTGALSVTDADLDPLRFTVPTGPTRGSVVLHTDGTFSYTPSAAARAAGTSTDSFTVRIDDGHGATQTLAVSVTVAASAPGDDLPVAGTITYATNSITGVVTGQIQVSDSSPLSYLLASATPTSGTLTVNQGTGAFVFTPNTVARYRAWFTPEEDTLSFTVSALDGTHGIPVDVSVPISAVHPDVDGTLTLAELRNLALTGHVDIGRNKEGKIRNIDGTFTVDTVTDPTSAAALLNRVSTLLGIPAGFARAGDITVSTNDFGSVFYRLSPKINGLRVLGSELVLSTDSSGTVTGLISNYDPAITAVSTVPIGTVDRASKVIDLLKADVVSDLGGSPSQATRDAFLATLHFDTELVFYHEDLNNPPQLAWHVHVTSAPDSAYPSVGVRYIVAANGTKPGAIISEFASAQHALAPVRSSGTDQLGKVRTVMAANTGSSIVLTDAGRNITTYATTYQSTWSGLPSIPGSVVGYTTSWLRSAVSAQANMIRVFDYYTDVLGRNSFDDNGAEIKMSIDYNPGGVSASGWRNAAWTGSVMVFGDAGSTQAALDLVAHEYTHAVVQYVNGLAYLGESGAMNESYADIMGALIENKTGTARWLFAEDAYGNPYRNMADPSDYRQPEHYGNLLVDPCGCNANDDFDYVHSNSGIMNFAAYQMMEATRDQVSGEQWARVFYDSLYRLPSTAKFVDARYAIISSARAQGLGSAQIEAIKTAFDAVGIRADEPA from the coding sequence GTGAGGGACTCCAGGACAACGGGCTGCGCGCGCCACGTGGGCCGGGTCGGCGCACTGGCGGTGGCCCTGGGCATCGGCTCGGCGATCGCGGTCCCGGCACCGGTATGGGCCGACCCGGACACCGGCGGGTCCGGCACCGGCCAGGCCGACTCCAGCTCGGGCCCCTCGGACGGCTCGGGCACCTCGGACGGCTCAGCCACCTCTGATAGCTCGACTCAGGACCCGACCTCCGGTGCCACGCCGGCGGCCGACCCGACCCCCGCCGAACCGGATCCGCCGACCGCCGCGTCCGCGCCGACATCCGAGCGTCCCGCGCTGCGATCTGCGACGCCGAAGAAGAAGCCCCGCACCGTGGCCGGCCCACGGCGCACCGCCCGAATCGCGACCGCCCCGGTTCCCGAGGTGTCGGCGGAACCGGTGGCGCCGACGGTGCTGCGCGCCGCCGATCCCGCGCCCGTGACCACTCCGATGATCGCCGCGGCCACCGTGAGCAACCCCACGCCGCAGTCGGTCCCGGAACCGACACTGCCGACGCCGGCAAAGGTGATCAGCACCGTGCTGTCGGCCCTGGCCGCACCGTTGCACGGCAGCCGGTCCGGTGCGACCGTCGAGTTCCCCGGCCTGTGGGTACTGCTGGCCGCGGCTCGGCGTCAACTCGGTCTCTCCCCCGCTCCCACGGCGGCATCGGCACCGGCCGCCATGACCGTCGCCGCCGCCACCAATATCGCCCCGGTACTCGGCGACCCGGTGCTCGGCAACCCCGACCCGACCACGGGCGCGGTCAACGGACGCGTCGTGGCGACCGATCCCGAGGGCGCCAGGCTCACCTACGCGCTGCTCACCCGGCCCACCGAGGGCGGCCTGACATTCAGCTCCACCGGCGTGTTCACCTACACCCCGACCGCGGCCCAACGTGTCCGGGCCGGGCTGACCAGCATGCCCGACGCGGTGTTCACCGTGACGGTCAGTGACGGCACGACGGCCAAGGTCGTCGCGACGGTGGCCGTCCCCGTCGACCCGACGCCGGTTCAGCTGCTCGACCCGATACCCACCGGCGACCGGCCGGGTGCGGTGGCTGCCACCAATAGCCGTGCATACCTCGTGAATTCGGCCGCGGGAACCGTCACGGTCATCAACACCATCGACGGCACGGTCGTCTCGACGATTCCGGTCGGCACCAACCCGGTCGCGGTGGTGGTGAAGGCCGACGGCCGGACGGCCTACGTGGCCGATGCCGGGAACCGCTCCATCGCCGTGATCGACACCGCCACCAACACCGTGCGGCGCCAGATCGCGCTGCGCTTCACCCCGACCGCGCTGGCGATCAGCCCGTCCGGTGGCGCACTGTACATCGGCAATGCGACCGGCAAGATGGCCAAACTGAGCACCTCGACCAATCGCATTGCGGCCTGGATCGCCAACACCAGCGGTACGACATCGATGACCGTGAGCCCCAACGGCAAGCGCGTGTACGCGACCACACCCACCGGTATCGCCGTGTACACCACATCGTCGTGGACCAACTCCGCCAAACTCCTTGCCGGTACCGCCGATTCATCTGTCATCGCGGTCAGCCGGGATTCCGCGGCGGTCTACGCGGTGACCGGCGGCACCACGGTCAGGGTGTTGACGAGCACCGGGGCCGCGACCGGTACCGAGTTCCACACCGCCGGGGCCGTCACCGGGGCCACCGTCCACAAGGACGGCACCCTGCTGTTCCTGACCACCACCGACGGCGATCTGCAGGTGTACGACACCCGAACCCACACTCCGCAGACCACTCTGCACACCGCTGCCGGCGCCCTGGCCGCCAGTCCCGACGGTATGCAGCTGTATCTCACCGATGCCGCCGCCGGCGTCCTGCACGTGGTGTCCCTGGTGCCCGACAATCAGCGACCCGAGGTGGCGGCGCCGACCGGTACCGGCGACCCGGTCACCGGCAAGGTCACCGGGTCGACCGGGGTCACCGACGCCGACGGCGACCGGTTGACGATCACGGTGCTCACCAAGCCCTCCAAGGGCACCATCGCGTTCGGCCCCGATGGCACCTTCACCTACACCCCCACCGCTACCGCGCGACATCTCGCCGCCGCCGACACGGCCCCGCTGTCCGCGCTGACCGACACGGTCACCATCACCGTCGACGACGGACGGCGCGGCGTCGTCCAGCAGACCATCACCATCGCCATCGTTCCGGCCAATGTCGATCCCACGGTGAAAGTCACAATAGGGAAACCGAATTCGTCGACCGGTGTGATCACCGGCACCGTGAAGGCCACCGACGCCAACGGCGACCGCATTTACTACGACGGCACCACCGCCACCCTGAAGGGCACCCTCGTCGTCGGCGCCGATGGCCGGTTCACCTACACCCCCACCGCCACCGCCCGCCACGCCGCGGCCACCGCCGACCCGTCCGCGCGGACCGAGACCTTCACCATCACCGTCGACGACGGGCACGGGGGCGTGCTCGCCGTACCGGTGACCATGGCCATCAGTCCCCGCAACAGCGCCCCCACCGCCGCATCGATCACCGGTCTAGACACCGACTTCGCCACCGGGCGGGTCACCGGGGCGCTCAGCGTCACCGATGCCGACCTGGACCCGCTGCGCTTCACCGTCCCGACCGGCCCGACCCGCGGATCGGTGGTGCTTCATACCGACGGCACGTTCAGCTACACCCCGAGCGCCGCGGCCCGCGCGGCCGGCACCAGCACCGACTCGTTCACGGTGCGCATCGACGACGGACACGGCGCCACCCAGACCCTGGCGGTGTCGGTCACCGTAGCGGCGTCGGCACCCGGTGATGACCTGCCGGTGGCGGGCACCATCACCTACGCCACGAACTCGATCACCGGCGTGGTCACCGGCCAGATCCAGGTTTCCGACTCGTCGCCGCTGAGCTACCTGCTCGCCTCGGCGACACCCACCAGCGGCACCCTCACCGTCAACCAGGGCACCGGCGCGTTCGTCTTCACGCCGAATACCGTTGCGCGATACCGCGCCTGGTTCACCCCAGAGGAGGACACGCTGAGCTTCACGGTGTCCGCGCTGGACGGAACACATGGCATCCCGGTGGATGTCAGCGTCCCGATCTCGGCGGTGCACCCCGATGTCGACGGCACGCTGACCCTTGCCGAGCTGCGCAACCTGGCACTGACCGGCCATGTCGACATCGGCCGGAACAAGGAAGGCAAGATCCGCAATATCGACGGGACCTTCACCGTCGACACCGTGACCGACCCGACGTCCGCGGCGGCCCTCCTCAACCGGGTATCCACCCTGCTCGGGATACCCGCGGGTTTCGCGCGCGCCGGTGATATCACGGTGTCCACCAACGACTTCGGCTCGGTGTTCTACCGGCTCAGCCCGAAGATCAACGGACTGCGGGTGCTGGGCAGCGAACTGGTGCTCAGCACCGACAGCAGCGGCACGGTGACCGGACTGATCAGCAACTACGATCCGGCAATCACGGCGGTCAGCACCGTCCCGATCGGAACGGTGGACCGGGCATCCAAGGTCATCGACCTGCTCAAGGCCGATGTGGTATCCGATCTCGGCGGCAGCCCCAGCCAGGCGACCCGGGATGCCTTCCTCGCGACCCTGCACTTCGACACCGAATTGGTGTTCTACCACGAGGATCTGAACAATCCGCCGCAGCTGGCCTGGCACGTCCACGTCACCTCGGCGCCCGACAGCGCGTACCCCTCGGTGGGGGTGCGTTATATCGTCGCCGCCAACGGCACCAAACCCGGCGCGATCATCTCCGAATTCGCCAGCGCGCAGCACGCCCTGGCACCGGTGCGCTCGTCGGGCACCGATCAGCTGGGCAAGGTCCGCACGGTGATGGCCGCCAACACCGGGTCCTCGATCGTGCTGACCGACGCCGGCCGCAACATCACCACCTACGCGACCACCTACCAGAGCACCTGGTCCGGGCTGCCCAGCATTCCCGGCAGTGTGGTCGGGTACACGACGAGTTGGCTGCGCTCCGCGGTGTCGGCTCAGGCGAACATGATCCGGGTCTTCGACTACTACACAGACGTGTTGGGGCGGAACTCGTTCGACGACAACGGTGCCGAGATCAAGATGAGCATCGACTACAACCCCGGTGGGGTGTCGGCCAGTGGCTGGCGCAATGCCGCGTGGACCGGTTCGGTGATGGTGTTCGGCGACGCCGGAAGCACCCAGGCCGCGCTGGACCTGGTGGCCCACGAATACACCCACGCCGTCGTCCAGTACGTCAACGGTCTGGCCTATCTGGGTGAATCCGGCGCCATGAACGAATCCTATGCCGACATCATGGGCGCCCTCATCGAGAACAAGACCGGCACGGCCCGTTGGCTTTTCGCCGAAGACGCCTACGGAAATCCGTACCGCAACATGGCCGACCCATCGGACTACCGCCAGCCCGAGCACTACGGCAACCTCCTGGTCGACCCGTGCGGCTGCAACGCCAACGACGACTTCGACTACGTGCACAGCAACAGCGGGATCATGAACTTCGCCGCCTACCAGATGATGGAGGCGACCCGCGATCAGGTGTCGGGCGAGCAGTGGGCCCGGGTGTTCTATGACTCGCTGTACCGGCTGCCGTCCACCGCGAAATTCGTCGATGCCCGGTACGCCATCATCTCCTCGGCACGAGCCCAGGGCTTGGGCAGCGCCCAGATCGAGGCGATCAAGACGGCATTCGACGCGGTGGGGATCCGCGCCGACGAACCGGCCTGA
- a CDS encoding PaaI family thioesterase, whose amino-acid sequence MSQPFAEITADEHDRRAALHGPLTAAVRRLVEASISTGADCETIRRAQRALEEIADTLEQQRHDDPRTMRHAETGRPISWADPVIGLRNPIAPPLTVEHTESGRCWAEFTLGAPYEGPPGRVHGGICALVLDHILGEVASEGLRKPRFTGTLTLKYLRGTPLGPLRAEAWVDRTEGIKAFARGQILDAEGVTVEAEGIFIMPAWAREAG is encoded by the coding sequence ATGAGCCAGCCGTTCGCCGAGATCACTGCCGACGAGCACGACCGTCGGGCCGCCTTGCACGGCCCGTTGACGGCCGCCGTGCGGCGGCTGGTCGAGGCCAGCATCAGCACCGGCGCCGACTGCGAGACGATTCGCCGGGCGCAACGGGCGCTCGAAGAGATCGCGGACACGCTGGAGCAGCAGCGACACGACGATCCTCGCACCATGCGGCACGCCGAGACGGGTCGGCCGATCAGCTGGGCCGACCCGGTGATCGGACTACGCAACCCGATCGCGCCGCCGCTGACCGTCGAGCACACCGAGTCGGGGCGCTGCTGGGCCGAATTTACCCTGGGTGCGCCCTATGAGGGCCCGCCCGGGCGGGTGCACGGCGGCATCTGTGCGCTGGTGCTCGACCATATTCTCGGCGAGGTGGCCAGCGAGGGCCTGCGCAAACCCCGATTCACCGGCACGCTCACGCTGAAGTATCTGCGCGGCACCCCGCTCGGACCGCTGCGCGCCGAGGCCTGGGTGGATCGCACCGAAGGCATCAAAGCGTTTGCCCGCGGGCAGATCCTGGACGCCGAGGGTGTGACGGTGGAAGCCGAGGGCATTTTCATCATGCCCGCGTGGGCGCGGGAAGCGGGCTAG
- a CDS encoding DoxX family protein produces MASSDIDTKLTQFAPVVLSIFRIVFGLLFTLHGTQKLLGFPTAMPSGTVPMGTWPYWYAGVIELVLGLLILTGLFTRIAAFVASGEMAYAYFSAHLPTAFWPIDNGGEPAVLFCFGFLLLVFLGGGSIALDSVLRRKS; encoded by the coding sequence ATGGCATCGTCTGACATCGACACCAAGCTGACGCAGTTCGCGCCCGTGGTCCTCTCGATCTTTCGGATCGTGTTCGGATTGCTCTTCACCCTGCACGGCACGCAGAAGCTGCTCGGGTTCCCCACCGCGATGCCCAGCGGCACCGTCCCGATGGGAACCTGGCCGTACTGGTACGCCGGGGTGATCGAACTGGTTCTCGGCCTGTTGATTCTGACCGGCCTGTTCACCCGCATCGCCGCCTTCGTCGCCTCCGGCGAGATGGCCTACGCCTACTTCAGCGCACACCTGCCGACGGCGTTCTGGCCCATCGACAACGGTGGCGAACCCGCCGTGCTGTTCTGTTTCGGCTTCCTGCTGCTGGTGTTCCTCGGCGGCGGTTCGATTGCACTGGACAGCGTGCTCCGGCGCAAAAGCTAG
- a CDS encoding DoxX family protein, whose product MINLSARLDALAPAVLSLLRVVFGFLFTLFGTSKIFDWPLTMSIPVGSWPAWYAGVIELVCGLLIMVGLFTRAAAFIASGAMAVAYFWQHQPMGLWPIAPPEYGGNGGLDAIAFCFVFFLLVFTGPGPFSVDRLRTRTPAG is encoded by the coding sequence ATGATCAACCTGTCCGCTCGCCTGGACGCGCTCGCACCGGCAGTGCTCAGTCTGCTCCGGGTCGTGTTCGGTTTCCTGTTCACCCTGTTCGGCACCTCGAAGATCTTCGACTGGCCGCTCACCATGTCCATCCCCGTCGGCTCCTGGCCGGCCTGGTACGCGGGGGTGATCGAGCTGGTGTGCGGCCTGCTCATCATGGTTGGGTTGTTCACCCGCGCAGCGGCATTCATCGCCTCCGGCGCGATGGCGGTGGCCTACTTCTGGCAACACCAACCGATGGGACTGTGGCCGATCGCGCCGCCGGAATACGGCGGTAACGGCGGGCTCGACGCGATCGCGTTCTGCTTCGTGTTCTTCCTGCTGGTATTCACCGGGCCCGGGCCCTTCTCCGTGGACAGACTGCGCACACGGACACCCGCGGGCTAG
- the glnA gene encoding type I glutamate--ammonia ligase, whose translation MAEKTSDDIFKLIKDENVEYVDIRFCDLPGVVQHFSIPAAAFDESVFEDGLAFDGSSVRGFQSIHESDMMLLPDPNTARIDPFRAAKTLNLSFFVHDPFTREAYSRDPRNVARKAENYLTSTGIADTCYFGAEAEFYIFDSVSFDSKINGTFYEVDSESGWWNSGEPYEADGSPNRGYKVRPKGGYFPVAPYDHYVDLRDEMATNLQNAGFVLERGHHEVGTAGQAEINYKFDTLLAAADDVLLFKYIIKNTAWQNGKTVTFMPKPLFGDNGSGMHAHQSLWKDGKPLFHDEAGYAGLSDMARHYIGGILHHAPSLLAFTNPTVNSYKRLVPGYEAPINLVYSQRNRSACVRIPITGNNPKAKRLEFRCPDSSGNPYLAFAAMLMAGIDGIKKKIEPLAPVDKDLYELPPDEAANIPQAPTSLAAVIDKLEEDHEYLTEGGVFTEDLIETWISYKRENEIMPIQIRPHPYEFSLYYDV comes from the coding sequence GTGGCAGAAAAGACCTCCGATGACATCTTCAAGCTGATCAAGGACGAGAACGTCGAGTACGTCGACATTCGGTTCTGCGATCTGCCCGGTGTCGTCCAGCACTTCTCGATCCCGGCAGCGGCATTCGACGAGAGCGTGTTCGAGGACGGGCTGGCCTTCGACGGCTCCTCGGTGCGCGGCTTCCAGTCGATCCACGAGTCGGACATGATGTTGCTGCCGGATCCCAACACGGCACGCATCGATCCGTTCCGGGCGGCCAAGACGCTGAACCTGAGCTTCTTCGTGCACGATCCCTTCACCCGTGAGGCGTACTCGCGCGATCCGCGCAACGTCGCCCGCAAGGCGGAGAACTACCTCACCAGCACCGGCATCGCCGACACCTGCTACTTCGGTGCCGAGGCCGAGTTCTACATCTTCGATTCGGTGAGCTTCGACTCGAAGATCAACGGCACCTTCTACGAGGTCGACTCCGAGTCGGGCTGGTGGAACAGCGGCGAGCCCTATGAGGCCGACGGCTCCCCCAACCGCGGCTACAAGGTGCGGCCCAAGGGCGGCTACTTCCCCGTCGCTCCGTATGACCACTATGTGGACCTGCGCGACGAGATGGCCACCAACCTGCAGAACGCGGGCTTCGTCCTGGAGCGCGGCCACCACGAGGTCGGCACCGCCGGACAGGCCGAGATCAACTACAAGTTCGACACGCTGCTGGCCGCGGCCGACGATGTGCTGCTGTTCAAGTACATCATCAAGAACACCGCGTGGCAGAACGGCAAGACCGTCACCTTCATGCCCAAGCCGCTGTTCGGCGACAACGGTTCGGGCATGCACGCCCACCAGTCGCTGTGGAAGGACGGCAAGCCGCTGTTCCACGACGAGGCGGGCTACGCGGGTCTGTCGGACATGGCCCGCCACTACATCGGCGGCATCCTGCACCACGCGCCGTCGCTGCTGGCCTTCACCAACCCCACGGTGAACTCTTACAAGCGCCTGGTGCCGGGTTACGAGGCGCCGATCAACCTGGTGTACAGCCAGCGCAACCGCTCTGCCTGTGTCCGCATCCCGATCACCGGCAACAACCCGAAGGCCAAGCGCCTCGAGTTCCGTTGCCCGGACAGCTCGGGTAACCCGTACCTGGCGTTCGCGGCCATGCTGATGGCCGGTATCGACGGCATCAAGAAGAAGATCGAGCCGCTCGCCCCGGTCGACAAGGACCTCTACGAGCTGCCGCCGGACGAGGCCGCCAACATCCCGCAGGCCCCGACGTCTCTGGCCGCGGTGATCGACAAGCTCGAAGAGGACCACGAGTACCTCACCGAGGGTGGCGTGTTCACCGAGGACCTCATCGAGACCTGGATCTCCTACAAGCGTGAGAACGAGATCATGCCGATCCAGATCCGTCCGCACCCGTACGAGTTCAGCCTGTACTACGACGTCTAA
- a CDS encoding RDD family protein encodes MAREISSWLSGPEPTSSGGVGDEYPGHRLGLPRTGPGSIAGFGRRAAALLVDWLIAYGLAALAMSLGLLSLQALSTAVLLIWLLLGAASVRLFGFTPGQMALGLMVVSVDNRRHVGIGRALARGVLVALVIPPLFTDSDQRSLSDLATKTAVVRR; translated from the coding sequence ATGGCCCGCGAGATCTCATCCTGGTTGTCCGGACCGGAACCCACAAGCTCGGGTGGCGTGGGTGATGAGTACCCCGGGCACCGGCTCGGACTGCCCCGCACCGGGCCGGGCTCGATCGCCGGATTCGGGCGTCGCGCGGCTGCGCTGCTGGTGGACTGGTTGATCGCCTACGGACTGGCCGCGCTCGCGATGAGCCTGGGGCTGCTGTCGCTGCAGGCATTGTCCACCGCGGTCCTGCTGATCTGGCTGCTGTTGGGCGCCGCCTCGGTCCGGTTGTTCGGTTTCACGCCCGGCCAGATGGCGCTCGGGTTGATGGTGGTGTCGGTGGACAACCGCCGCCATGTCGGTATCGGTCGGGCGCTGGCCCGGGGTGTGCTGGTAGCGCTGGTGATTCCGCCGCTGTTCACCGACAGCGATCAGCGCAGCCTGTCCGACCTGGCGACCAAGACTGCCGTGGTGCGCCGGTGA
- a CDS encoding DUF4191 domain-containing protein: MAKSRNPAQTKAAKAEAKAARKAASKQRRSQLWQAFQIQRKEDKRLLPYMVGAFVVIVAASVALGIVAGGFTTYLLIPLGVILGALVAFIIFGRRAQKSVYKKAEGQTGAAAWALDNLRGKWRVTPGVAATGHFDAVHRVIGRPGVLLVGEGAASRVKPLLAQEKKRTARLVGDVPIYDIMVGNGEGEVPLAKLERHLNKLPANITVKQIDSLESRLVALGSKIGPAAMPKGPMPGNAKMRGVQRTVRRK, translated from the coding sequence ATGGCGAAATCGCGTAACCCGGCCCAGACCAAGGCCGCCAAGGCCGAGGCGAAGGCCGCCCGCAAGGCGGCCTCCAAGCAGCGGCGCAGCCAGCTCTGGCAGGCATTCCAGATCCAGCGCAAAGAGGACAAGCGGCTGCTGCCCTACATGGTGGGCGCGTTCGTCGTCATCGTCGCGGCATCGGTGGCACTGGGCATCGTCGCCGGTGGCTTCACCACCTATCTGCTGATCCCGCTCGGCGTCATCCTCGGCGCCCTGGTCGCGTTCATCATCTTCGGCCGGCGCGCGCAGAAGTCGGTGTACAAGAAGGCCGAGGGCCAGACCGGCGCGGCGGCCTGGGCGCTGGACAACCTGCGCGGCAAATGGCGGGTCACCCCCGGTGTCGCGGCCACCGGACATTTCGATGCGGTGCACCGGGTGATCGGCCGTCCCGGGGTGCTGCTCGTCGGTGAAGGTGCGGCCTCGCGGGTGAAACCGCTGCTGGCCCAAGAGAAGAAACGCACCGCCCGCCTCGTCGGCGACGTGCCGATCTACGACATCATGGTCGGCAACGGCGAGGGCGAGGTTCCGCTGGCCAAGCTGGAGCGGCATCTGAACAAGCTGCCCGCCAACATCACCGTCAAGCAGATCGATTCGCTGGAGTCCCGCCTGGTGGCGCTGGGTTCCAAGATCGGGCCGGCGGCCATGCCCAAGGGCCCGATGCCGGGCAACGCCAAGATGCGCGGCGTGCAGCGCACCGTGCGCCGCAAATAG
- the lipA gene encoding lipoyl synthase, whose protein sequence is MSVVPEGRKLLRLEVRNAETPIERKPPWIKTTLRTGPEYTELKSLVKREGLHTVCEEAGCPNIYECWEDREATFLIGGEQCTRRCDFCQIDTGKPAALDRDEPRRVAESVQAMGLRYSTVTGVARDDLPDGGAWLYAETVRQIHALNPNTGVELLAPDFNGNPEQLEEVFESRPEVFAHNVETVPRIFKRIRPAFRYQRSLDVITAARDFGLVTKSNLILGMGETPDEVRTALVDLHEAGCDIVTITQYLRPSARHHPVDRWVHPDEFVEFTTFAEGIGFAGVLAGPLVRSSYRAGRLYEQAARVRASAAPPVS, encoded by the coding sequence GTGAGTGTCGTCCCCGAAGGCCGTAAGCTGCTGCGCCTCGAGGTGCGCAACGCCGAGACCCCCATCGAACGCAAGCCCCCGTGGATCAAGACCACGCTGCGCACCGGCCCGGAGTACACCGAACTCAAATCGCTGGTGAAGCGCGAGGGCCTGCACACCGTGTGCGAGGAGGCGGGCTGCCCCAACATCTACGAATGCTGGGAAGACCGCGAGGCCACCTTCCTGATCGGCGGCGAACAGTGCACGCGGCGCTGCGACTTCTGCCAGATCGACACCGGCAAGCCCGCCGCACTCGACCGTGACGAGCCGCGCCGCGTCGCCGAGAGCGTGCAGGCGATGGGCCTGCGCTACTCGACGGTGACCGGGGTGGCCCGTGACGACCTGCCCGACGGCGGCGCCTGGCTCTACGCCGAGACCGTCCGCCAGATCCACGCGCTCAACCCGAACACCGGCGTCGAACTGCTGGCCCCGGACTTCAACGGCAACCCCGAGCAGCTCGAAGAGGTCTTCGAGTCACGCCCTGAGGTGTTCGCGCACAACGTCGAGACCGTGCCGCGCATCTTCAAGCGGATCCGGCCCGCCTTCCGCTACCAGCGCAGCCTCGACGTCATCACCGCCGCCCGCGATTTCGGTCTGGTCACCAAGAGCAACCTCATCCTGGGTATGGGCGAGACCCCCGACGAGGTGCGCACCGCCCTGGTCGACCTGCACGAAGCCGGCTGCGACATCGTCACCATCACCCAGTACCTGCGGCCGTCGGCGCGGCATCACCCGGTGGATCGCTGGGTCCATCCCGACGAATTCGTCGAGTTCACCACCTTCGCCGAGGGCATCGGATTCGCCGGTGTGCTGGCCGGTCCGCTGGTGCGGTCGTCCTACCGGGCGGGCCGGCTCTATGAGCAGGCGGCACGGGTGCGGGCATCCGCGGCACCACCCGTATCCTGA
- the lipB gene encoding lipoyl(octanoyl) transferase LipB yields MQSIRSSSAPLQIKLLGTVDYREAWQLQREIATERVAGGPDTLLLLQHPPVYTAGKRTLPEERPADGVPVVDTDRGGKITWHGPGQLVGYPIIGLAEPLDVVNFVRRLEEALITVCADLGLATGRVDGRSGVWVDGTRKVGAIGIRVARGVTQHGFALNCDCDLGAFGGIIPCGIADAGVTSLTAELGREVGVKDVTTAVADAVSGVLDGQIRVASTA; encoded by the coding sequence ATGCAATCCATCCGGTCCTCCTCGGCTCCCCTGCAGATCAAGCTGCTGGGCACCGTCGACTACCGGGAGGCCTGGCAGCTACAGCGGGAGATCGCCACGGAGCGGGTGGCCGGCGGCCCCGACACGCTGCTGCTGCTGCAGCATCCACCGGTCTATACCGCGGGTAAGCGCACCCTGCCGGAGGAACGACCCGCCGACGGTGTCCCGGTGGTCGACACCGACCGCGGCGGCAAGATCACCTGGCACGGACCGGGCCAGCTGGTGGGCTATCCGATCATCGGGCTCGCCGAACCGCTGGACGTGGTGAATTTCGTGCGCCGCCTTGAGGAAGCGCTGATCACGGTGTGCGCCGACCTGGGGCTGGCGACCGGGCGGGTGGACGGTCGCTCGGGTGTCTGGGTGGATGGCACCCGCAAGGTGGGCGCGATCGGCATCCGGGTGGCCCGCGGGGTGACCCAGCACGGTTTCGCCCTGAACTGCGACTGCGACCTGGGCGCCTTCGGCGGCATCATCCCGTGCGGCATCGCCGACGCCGGGGTGACCTCGCTGACCGCTGAACTGGGCCGCGAGGTCGGAGTGAAAGATGTCACCACCGCGGTCGCGGACGCCGTCTCCGGCGTTCTGGACGGACAGATCCGCGTAGCATCGACGGCGTGA